A portion of the Patagioenas fasciata isolate bPatFas1 chromosome W, bPatFas1.hap1, whole genome shotgun sequence genome contains these proteins:
- the LOC136114553 gene encoding LOW QUALITY PROTEIN: uncharacterized protein (The sequence of the model RefSeq protein was modified relative to this genomic sequence to represent the inferred CDS: inserted 5 bases in 3 codons; deleted 6 bases in 4 codons; substituted 1 base at 1 genomic stop codon), with the protein KDLIQSEDVKPKLQYFMTNPFFSTITVQSEDSGTTWETSSSRRSTPWVSETSTTSDLYRKESLPAGFLPRKVIFSMNEGKIVQKRKHKSSNRVTMPXKGGQGNKKHDSSGMQRXEPGTVLREVQGSVLNVEQIGAQDKYEEMVDDEEDLEIIAEESVKCATIMSIFREIRLRKVGLILGRPVXIQLFNSIFGGTGSTPETLDKTRIQKNSSVLPSAPTAKSKYSTLSETRQXSSETVQSESEHVLLLHSVNETEKKTTECHSSTTAGSETEHSSLLHSAKKKKSKKTPPPETQNVHLEKQTESERDFSSSLQETEERGIKLNSPIPEKTYSKYFGISYPVWTEIQETQKTSAVNKEVDLDHTDFSIEKNNQTKSAQLETEHPNFSYSREEMVESEGAQLEMTHPDFSFSREETEESENAQLKTEHQEVFFSRECGGVSVRWRFIDELVRPCVHKHKHVARRTRGPKCNCKEQVLF; encoded by the exons aaagatcTTATCCAAAGTGAAGATGTGAAACCCAAGCTGCAGTACTTCATGACTAACCCTTTCTTTTCTACGATAACAGTTCAAAGTGAAGATAGTGGGACAACCTGGGAAACCAGCTCAAGCAGACGTTCTACTCCCTGGGTGTCAGAAACTAGTACAACTTCTGATCTTTACAGGAAGGAAAGTTTACCAGCAGGATTTCTTCCAAGGAAAGTTATCTTTAGTATGAATGAAGGCAAGATTGTTCAGAAAAGGAAGCATAAATCTTCAAATAGGGTGACGATGCC GAAGGGAGGCCAGGGCAACAAAAAACATGACTCTTCTGGAATGCAGAGGTAAGAACCAGGAACTGTTctaagagaggtacagggctcagTGTTAAATGTTGAACAGATTGGAGCACAAGATAAATATGAGGAAATGGTGGATGACGAGGAAGATCTAGAGATCATTGCAGAAGAGTCAGTAAAATGTGCTACAATAATGTCAATATTTAGAGAAATCAGACTGAGAAAAGTAGGGCTGATCCTTGGCAGACCAG CAATCCAACTGTTCAATTCAATTTTTGGAGGGACTGGGTCAACTCCTGAAACACTAGATAAAACTAGAATCCAGAAG AACAGTTCAGTCTTACCTAGTGCTCCAACAGCTAAATCCAAATATTCCACTCTATCTGAAACAAGGCA GTCATCAGAAACTGTACAATCTGAGTCTGAACATGTGCTTTTATTACATTCTGtaaatgaaacagagaaaaaaacaacc gaGTGTCACTCATCAACAACTGCAGGGTCAGAAACTGAGCATTCAAGTCTATTgcattctgct aaaaaaaaaaaaagtaaaaagacccCACCACCAGAAACACAAAATGTTCACTTAGAGAAGCAAACAGAGTCCGAACGAGacttttcctcctcccttcagGAAACAGAGGAACGAGGAATTAAACTAAATTCACCTATTCCTGAAAAGACGTATTCTAAATATTTTGGCATTTCATATCCTGTTTGGACAGAAATACAAGAAACTCAGAAAACTTCAGCTGTAAATAAAGAAGTAGATTTGGATCACACTGATTTTTCcattgaaaaaaac aaccaaacaaaaagtgcACAACTGGAGACAGAGCATCCAAATTTCTCATATTCCAGAGAAGAAATGGTGGAATCAGAGGGTGCACAGCTGGAGATGACACATCCAGACTTCTCTTTTTCCAGGGAAGAAACAGAGGAATCAGAAAATGCACAGCTGAAAACTGAACATCAGGAGGTTTTCTTTTCCAGggaatgtggaggggtttctgttagatggagatttattgatgaattagtcaggccctgtgtgcacaagcacaagCACGTCGCAAGAAGAACCAGAGGCCccaaatgtaattgcaaagagcaagttttattttag